From the genome of Terriglobales bacterium:
CAGGCGCGCCTGTCTTTCCGATCGACCCGCCGATCACTAGCACGTGGCCGAAAACACCTTTGTGCGCGTAGGGCGAGCGGATGGATAACCCGAGCATCGCGTCCGACGCAGTGGTTACGTGCAACTGCAGGGGTGATTGGATCGCCTCTTCGGGGGTGCCGATGTGGGCAACGGCTATGTGGCCGTCGACAAACGCGGGATCGAAGACTTGGCGCTGCTTGGCAGCGGTGAACGTCACACAATGCTGAGCCTTTACACGCTCTCGGCAGCTCTGGAGGTAGGCTTCCTTGCTTTCGGTCGCCGGAGAAAAGGTGTCGCAATCGACCCCGGAGGGGATATCGACAGCGACGCAGCGCTCCCAGTGAACGGAGATGTTCTGGAACGCCTCCTTGTGGAACTCGCTCACGGGCGGCTTGAACGCCGTACCGAAGATGGCGTCCACCAGGACATCCGCCTTGAATACTCGCAGCGCCGCCTCGCTCTTCAACTCTCCCGCGCTGCGCGCCACCACTGCCTTCACCGGCAGCTTCTGGAACATCTCTGCCGCATCGCCCTTGAGCTCCGCGGGATCGGCCAGCAGCAGCACATCCACCTGCCGGCCGGCCTCGTGCAGCTTGCGCGCGGCGACAAAGCCGTCGCCGCCATTGTTGCCCTTGCCGCAGAGGACGCCGATGCGCTTGGCTTCGGGATACTCCTCGAGGACAAACTCGGCTACCGCGCTGCCGGCGTTCTCCATCAGGGTGAGCGAGAGGACCCCGAACTTTTCCGTGGTGATGCGGTCGATCTCCCGCATCTCGGCGGCGGTGACGATCTTCATGGCAGGGATTTCACTCAGCTTCCGGCGCCGCGTCCGCCGGCGGCCGCGGCTTCTTCGAGTTGGCGCAGCCCGGAGGCCTGTCCCACGGCAATCAGGTTGTCGCCGCTCTGGATGCGGTCGCTGGCCGCGGGGTTGAAGCTCATCGCCGTGCCCGCGCGCTTGATGGCCAGGATGATCACGCCCATACTCTCGTGGATCCTGGAGTCGCCGATGCTCACCCCGGCCACGCGCGACCCTTCTTCCACCAGGACCTCCTCGATCTCCACCTCCAGCTTCTGGTCGTGGGCGGTGGCGATGTCCAGGAAGTCGAGGACGTTGGGCCGCAGGAAGGACTGGGCGATGCGGTGTCCGGCGAAGGAAT
Proteins encoded in this window:
- a CDS encoding NAD(P)H-hydrate dehydratase; protein product: MKIVTAAEMREIDRITTEKFGVLSLTLMENAGSAVAEFVLEEYPEAKRIGVLCGKGNNGGDGFVAARKLHEAGRQVDVLLLADPAELKGDAAEMFQKLPVKAVVARSAGELKSEAALRVFKADVLVDAIFGTAFKPPVSEFHKEAFQNISVHWERCVAVDIPSGVDCDTFSPATESKEAYLQSCRERVKAQHCVTFTAAKQRQVFDPAFVDGHIAVAHIGTPEEAIQSPLQLHVTTASDAMLGLSIRSPYAHKGVFGHVLVIGGSIGKTGAPAMAALAALRSGCGLATVATAASALPMVAAVAPEIMTEPLAETDAGTVSPKAFNYGRIEQLLAGKDVVALGPGLSRHPETAEFVRAFVSRCSIPIILDADGLNAFEGHASLLKKRTCALILTPHPGEMARLSGHPISKDPADRIRVVREISSQFGATVVLKGFRTLVGTQDGEVWVNPTGNPGMATGGTGDVLTGIIASLVAQGKDWASGRGPEPTSITSAVYLHGLAGDLAADEIGAEAMIATDLIQYLPAAFKELRGRADQDLQRIT